One segment of Paenibacillus rhizovicinus DNA contains the following:
- a CDS encoding SDR family oxidoreductase has protein sequence MGLQGKVAIVTGASRGIGRQIAIHLGQAGAKVVINYSSNQDKANEVVKLIEQAGGEAAAIRGDISKLSEVEALFSESLGQFGRVDILVNNAGVMETTPITDVTEEMFDRQFNINVKGTYFACQQAMRHMAGGGTIINFSTSVSGAMLPTYSVYAATKGAIEQLTRQLAKEFAPKNIIINCIAPGQVSTELFLNGKSEELVDSFRRMNAFGRLGEPDDIANAVDLLVSDKARWITGQTIRVNGGFN, from the coding sequence ATGGGTTTACAAGGAAAAGTCGCAATCGTTACTGGAGCTTCGAGAGGAATTGGCCGTCAAATCGCCATTCATTTGGGGCAAGCAGGCGCAAAAGTTGTCATTAACTATTCCTCCAATCAAGATAAAGCAAATGAAGTTGTAAAGCTGATTGAGCAAGCTGGCGGTGAAGCAGCGGCCATTCGCGGCGATATCAGCAAGTTGAGCGAGGTCGAAGCCTTGTTCTCGGAGTCGCTTGGACAATTTGGACGCGTAGATATCTTAGTAAATAATGCAGGTGTTATGGAAACGACGCCGATTACGGATGTGACGGAAGAGATGTTTGACCGGCAGTTCAATATTAATGTCAAAGGGACCTACTTTGCTTGTCAGCAAGCGATGAGACATATGGCAGGCGGCGGAACGATCATCAATTTCTCGACATCCGTATCCGGTGCCATGCTCCCGACCTATAGTGTTTATGCCGCAACAAAAGGCGCAATTGAGCAGTTAACCCGTCAACTGGCCAAAGAATTCGCTCCAAAGAATATCATTATCAATTGTATAGCACCTGGACAGGTTTCGACCGAGTTGTTCCTGAACGGCAAATCCGAGGAGCTTGTTGATTCGTTCCGCCGGATGAATGCGTTTGGACGCCTTGGGGAACCAGACGATATAGCTAATGCCGTAGATTTGCTTGTAAGCGACAAAGCTCGTTGGATTACCGGACAGACGATTCGCGTGAACGGCGGGTTTAATTAA
- a CDS encoding ATP-binding protein — translation MTKPLFDQMKHPDWPPPQTAEKYRFVAENTQDLVGIVDMEGIVLYASPSHELVLGFPSSEFEGNSAFYFVHPDDLAYVKRQFDDMVTLESKFDFEWRCKKADGSWVYIETRGTPILDENRKVVKCVYGSRDISERKKAEELLLRTEKLSIVSQMAAGVAHEFRNPLTSIKGFAQLLHQGNEKPEYIELILSEVQRLEAILWGFLTLSKPQAPKLKEVDAEVILQQVVLIFSTQSILYNIDIIEEHDSEVPRIYCDENQIMQVFINILQNAVDAMPNGGIIKTQILSHNSEYIKFRFIDQGIGISPERMKSIGEPYYSSKEKGTGLGLMLSNKIVHEHGGSIHIESKVNEGTIVDVILPICSL, via the coding sequence GTGACCAAACCATTATTTGACCAAATGAAACATCCCGATTGGCCCCCACCGCAAACGGCTGAAAAGTATCGTTTTGTTGCCGAAAATACCCAGGATTTAGTTGGTATCGTGGATATGGAAGGTATAGTTCTATACGCCTCGCCGTCCCATGAATTGGTTTTGGGGTTTCCGTCCAGTGAATTTGAAGGGAATTCTGCTTTTTATTTCGTTCACCCTGACGATCTTGCGTACGTTAAGAGGCAATTCGATGACATGGTTACATTAGAATCAAAGTTTGATTTTGAGTGGAGGTGTAAAAAAGCAGATGGCAGCTGGGTATATATCGAGACCAGGGGCACTCCTATACTTGATGAAAATCGTAAAGTAGTGAAATGCGTGTACGGGTCTCGTGATATTTCGGAACGAAAGAAGGCAGAAGAACTCCTTCTACGAACTGAAAAGCTTTCGATAGTAAGTCAAATGGCGGCAGGAGTTGCACATGAGTTTAGAAATCCTCTAACATCGATCAAGGGATTCGCCCAGCTGTTACACCAAGGTAACGAAAAACCTGAATATATTGAATTGATTCTCTCTGAGGTTCAGAGATTGGAAGCTATATTATGGGGATTTCTAACACTCTCCAAACCTCAAGCTCCGAAATTGAAGGAAGTTGATGCGGAGGTAATTTTACAACAGGTGGTGTTGATATTCAGTACACAATCCATATTATACAATATTGATATTATTGAAGAGCACGACTCGGAAGTACCACGTATCTACTGCGATGAGAATCAAATCATGCAAGTGTTTATTAACATACTCCAGAATGCGGTTGACGCTATGCCGAACGGCGGAATCATCAAAACGCAGATTCTATCCCACAATTCAGAGTATATCAAATTTCGATTTATAGACCAGGGAATTGGCATTTCGCCGGAACGAATGAAATCCATAGGAGAACCCTATTATAGTTCCAAAGAAAAGGGGACTGGATTAGGCCTAATGCTCAGCAACAAGATTGTCCACGAACACGGAGGGAGTATTCATATCGAAAGCAAAGTCAACGAGGGAACCATTGTTGATGTGATTTTACCCATCTGCAGTCTTTGA
- a CDS encoding MFS transporter encodes MHSSSIPKEKSVSPALIIILAAACGIIAANLYYAQPLIGSIGSAIGLSSGAAALIVTLTQVGYGIGLLFIVPLGDILENRKLILSSLLLTAAVLTIAAVVKSAILFLTASLAIGVGSVAAQILVPYAAHLSPEAVRGRNVGNVMSGLLLGIMLARPVSSLVAEYMGWRAIYFISAALIFALALVLAKALPSRKPSTATAYPALLHSMVHLLKATPSLRRRAIYHACVFGTFSLFWTTVPLVLTSPQFHFTQKEVALFALVGVMGAIVAPAAGRMADRGWVRPATGWALGIVILSGLLPLLVPSSSALAVPILVVAAILLDMGVSANMVLGQRVIFSLGAEFRSRLNGLYMAIFFLGGAIGSAAGGWAYAAGGWEAALLIGIALPAIAMAYYATEFSRLRKEDLEIH; translated from the coding sequence ATGCATTCATCTTCCATTCCAAAGGAAAAATCGGTTTCGCCAGCGCTGATTATTATCCTGGCAGCCGCTTGCGGCATCATAGCGGCAAATCTTTATTATGCTCAACCCTTGATAGGCTCGATCGGTTCGGCCATCGGGCTCTCCTCCGGGGCTGCCGCACTCATCGTTACGTTGACCCAAGTCGGCTACGGGATCGGCTTGCTATTTATCGTGCCGTTGGGAGATATCCTGGAGAATCGCAAGTTGATCCTTTCATCACTGCTCCTTACAGCCGCCGTATTGACAATTGCCGCAGTAGTCAAAAGCGCCATCCTGTTCCTCACCGCTTCACTCGCGATCGGAGTAGGTTCCGTAGCAGCACAAATCCTTGTGCCGTATGCGGCTCATCTTTCGCCCGAAGCCGTCCGCGGTCGCAATGTGGGCAACGTCATGAGCGGGCTGCTTCTGGGGATTATGCTCGCGCGTCCCGTTTCAAGCTTGGTGGCTGAGTATATGGGCTGGCGCGCCATATATTTCATCTCCGCAGCATTGATTTTCGCGCTGGCACTTGTATTGGCAAAGGCACTACCCTCAAGGAAGCCTTCGACCGCCACAGCTTACCCGGCGTTGCTGCACTCCATGGTGCATCTGCTGAAGGCGACACCGTCATTGCGCCGGAGAGCAATTTATCATGCTTGCGTATTCGGAACGTTCAGTTTATTTTGGACTACAGTTCCGTTGGTATTGACAAGTCCTCAATTCCATTTTACTCAGAAGGAGGTCGCCCTGTTCGCATTGGTCGGGGTAATGGGGGCAATTGTGGCTCCAGCGGCGGGCCGTATGGCAGACCGTGGATGGGTTCGCCCGGCTACAGGATGGGCATTGGGCATCGTCATCTTATCCGGGCTGCTTCCCTTGCTGGTTCCATCAAGTTCCGCACTCGCGGTTCCCATCCTCGTAGTTGCGGCCATTTTACTTGACATGGGGGTTTCCGCCAACATGGTTCTCGGACAGCGGGTGATTTTCTCTTTAGGAGCGGAATTTCGCAGCAGGCTTAACGGTTTGTATATGGCCATTTTCTTTTTAGGGGGCGCTATCGGCTCAGCGGCAGGTGGATGGGCTTACGCAGCCGGGGGCTGGGAGGCGGCACTGCTGATCGGAATCGCCTTACCGGCCATCGCCATGGCGTATTATGCGACGGAGTTTTCGAGATTAAGGAAGGAAGATCTTGAAATCCATTAA
- a CDS encoding DUF421 domain-containing protein — protein MPTWVEIMLRTLSAVSILFIMTKILGKRQVSQLSLFEYITGASLGNISAYIALDSDQKWYLGVLALATWVLVSVLMEYATLWSRWVRGIVDGKGTVLVEKGTIIKKNMNKVRVTLDEFMMQMRGNSIQQLADVEYAVMEANGEITFLLTKEQQPLTAKTLGLTVQPEREPQSVVMDGFVIEDTLRRSGFNRIWLSKQLSENGVDLDEVYLAQVDDTGKITIQTGDRAIP, from the coding sequence TTGCCAACATGGGTTGAAATTATGCTGCGCACGCTATCTGCCGTATCCATACTGTTCATTATGACGAAGATACTCGGCAAACGGCAAGTTTCACAGCTGTCACTGTTTGAATACATTACGGGTGCTTCTCTCGGTAATATCTCGGCATACATCGCACTAGATAGCGATCAAAAATGGTATCTGGGTGTGCTCGCGTTAGCTACATGGGTTCTTGTATCGGTACTCATGGAGTACGCAACGCTTTGGAGCAGATGGGTTCGCGGCATTGTAGACGGAAAGGGAACAGTGTTAGTCGAGAAGGGGACTATAATCAAGAAAAACATGAATAAGGTTCGCGTAACGCTCGACGAATTCATGATGCAAATGCGCGGCAACAGTATCCAACAGCTCGCCGATGTAGAGTATGCAGTCATGGAAGCTAACGGCGAAATCACGTTTCTGCTTACAAAAGAACAGCAGCCGCTCACTGCTAAAACACTTGGTTTAACGGTACAGCCAGAACGTGAGCCGCAAAGCGTAGTCATGGACGGTTTTGTGATCGAAGACACGCTTCGCCGTTCGGGATTCAATCGGATATGGCTCAGCAAACAGTTATCCGAAAATGGTGTGGACCTCGATGAGGTCTATCTTGCGCAAGTTGATGACACAGGCAAAATCACGATACAAACCGGAGACCGTGCGATACCGTAG
- a CDS encoding cyclase family protein, translating into MKLIDLSVSISPRIREPLPAKIEYASHEDGARQAAAALGLHADDFPDSKAWATETVTLNTHAGTHIDAPWHYWPTSEGKPARTIDEMPLEWFFGDGVLLDFSAKPPGYEITKQDLIAALERIGYTLKPYDIVLIRSDADKHLFHEHYAFLHAGVSAEATEWLLDQGIKVVGTDGWGWDIPLNLQAEAYRKEPREGVLWAAHYVGKDREYCQIEKLANLEQIPKPFGFKVCCFPIKVERGSAGWSRPVAIIEEN; encoded by the coding sequence ATGAAGCTTATCGATTTAAGCGTTTCGATCAGCCCGCGGATTCGTGAGCCGCTGCCGGCGAAGATCGAGTACGCCAGTCATGAAGACGGAGCAAGGCAGGCCGCGGCCGCGCTAGGTCTGCATGCGGACGACTTCCCGGATAGCAAAGCATGGGCAACCGAGACCGTAACCTTGAATACCCATGCGGGCACGCATATTGATGCGCCATGGCATTACTGGCCAACCTCGGAAGGAAAGCCCGCACGAACGATCGACGAAATGCCGCTGGAGTGGTTTTTCGGGGACGGCGTTCTGCTGGACTTTAGCGCGAAGCCCCCAGGTTACGAGATTACGAAGCAGGACTTGATAGCGGCGCTCGAACGAATCGGGTACACCTTGAAGCCCTACGATATCGTCCTCATCCGCAGCGACGCGGATAAGCATCTGTTTCATGAGCATTATGCGTTTCTGCATGCGGGCGTGTCTGCCGAAGCTACCGAATGGCTGCTGGACCAGGGCATAAAAGTAGTGGGCACGGACGGCTGGGGCTGGGACATTCCGCTCAACCTTCAAGCTGAAGCGTACCGGAAGGAGCCGAGGGAAGGCGTGCTATGGGCTGCGCATTACGTCGGCAAAGACCGAGAATATTGCCAGATCGAGAAACTCGCGAATTTGGAGCAGATCCCGAAACCGTTCGGTTTTAAAGTATGCTGTTTCCCGATCAAGGTGGAACGAGGCAGTGCGGGTTGGTCAAGACCAGTGGCCATTATTGAAGAAAATTGA
- a CDS encoding response regulator transcription factor, which translates to MRILLAEDDETLGELTEHQLKRQYHVVDWMKDGLQARAAISAGRYDVYVLDWMLPEMTGLELVREIRRKEDHTPILLLTARDAVQDRVEGLRAGADDYMIKPFAFEELEARLIALFRRQDRGYQSSDMLTLGDVSAHLDRFEVSRRGTAILLTRREFQLLICLMRHAGQVLSREQLLDHVWGLASDVTLNVVDATIRLLRKKVDGPYETKCIQSVYGAGYRFIIGGE; encoded by the coding sequence GTGCGTATTTTACTGGCTGAAGATGATGAAACGCTTGGGGAACTAACTGAGCATCAATTGAAACGACAGTATCATGTTGTTGATTGGATGAAGGATGGCCTTCAAGCTAGAGCGGCGATTTCAGCTGGTCGTTATGACGTATACGTTCTTGATTGGATGCTGCCCGAGATGACAGGCTTAGAGCTTGTAAGGGAGATTCGCAGGAAGGAAGATCATACTCCGATTCTCCTGTTAACGGCACGAGATGCCGTTCAAGACAGAGTGGAAGGTTTACGAGCCGGGGCAGATGACTATATGATAAAGCCTTTTGCATTTGAAGAGTTGGAGGCTAGGCTAATCGCCTTATTCCGAAGGCAGGATCGGGGCTACCAATCGTCGGATATGCTTACACTAGGAGATGTTTCTGCGCATTTAGACCGGTTTGAGGTGAGCCGAAGAGGAACCGCGATCCTACTAACAAGACGAGAGTTTCAGTTGCTCATATGTTTGATGCGCCATGCAGGACAAGTCCTTTCGCGCGAACAGCTGCTTGATCATGTATGGGGACTCGCTTCGGATGTGACCTTAAACGTTGTCGATGCTACAATTCGTTTGCTGCGAAAGAAAGTGGACGGGCCATATGAGACAAAATGCATCCAAAGCGTTTATGGCGCTGGCTATAGGTTCATTATAGGTGGAGAGTGA
- a CDS encoding AAA family ATPase translates to MMLEEVDIEGLLGSERDPEKSLVILMCGIAGSGKTTFSQKMEEYGYTRLSIDEEVWSANGRYGIDYPIEKYREFLNEGHIRLRNKIVQLIQDKNRVVVDSSFWNKSERNEYKRLIENAGGTWKLIYLKVHPDELRKRLKIRSQRFDANAAFTITEELLTTFLNGFEEPTDEGEIVIDN, encoded by the coding sequence ATGATGTTAGAAGAAGTGGATATAGAGGGTTTGCTTGGTTCAGAAAGAGATCCTGAAAAGTCTTTAGTTATATTAATGTGCGGAATAGCGGGATCGGGGAAAACTACCTTCTCTCAAAAAATGGAGGAGTATGGGTATACTCGCCTTTCTATTGACGAGGAAGTATGGTCCGCTAACGGACGATATGGAATCGATTATCCCATTGAAAAGTATAGGGAATTCTTAAATGAAGGACATATTAGATTGCGCAATAAGATCGTCCAGCTCATTCAAGATAAAAACCGGGTGGTGGTTGACTCCAGTTTTTGGAACAAGTCGGAAAGAAATGAATATAAGCGGCTGATTGAGAACGCCGGAGGTACATGGAAACTCATTTACTTGAAAGTGCATCCTGATGAATTGCGAAAGCGCCTTAAGATTCGAAGCCAACGTTTTGATGCAAATGCTGCCTTTACGATTACAGAGGAGTTGTTAACGACTTTTCTCAATGGGTTTGAAGAACCAACGGATGAAGGAGAAATTGTTATAGATAACTAG
- a CDS encoding AraC family transcriptional regulator — protein MDETLRLEQALQQMSDLIQCHAPTSGTFPTSVPNLSLMHATQLPEPLESVYKPSICLVAQGAKTATLGNETYRYDPMTYVVIAADLPIISKIVEATPDIPYLSMKLSFDPDVILDIVKESSLPVSSEASRGITMNRISPELLEASIRLLQLLNKPKDIPILAPLIIREILYRVLQGEHGALIHPFAIIGSHSHRIAQAIQMINQQYDHPLAVEQLAKSVNLSTSAFHKHFKRVTAMSPLQYQKTLRLQEARRLMLTETVQASEAAFRVGYESPSQFSREYTRMYGLPPKLDVQEQRATAATGP, from the coding sequence ATGGACGAAACTTTGCGTTTGGAGCAGGCGTTACAGCAAATGTCGGATTTGATACAATGCCACGCTCCAACGAGCGGCACGTTTCCTACTTCTGTTCCTAACTTGTCACTGATGCATGCTACGCAATTGCCAGAGCCGCTGGAATCCGTATATAAGCCTTCCATATGCCTGGTAGCGCAGGGGGCGAAGACAGCTACATTAGGAAATGAAACTTACAGGTACGACCCTATGACTTATGTGGTCATTGCCGCTGATCTGCCGATCATCAGCAAAATTGTAGAGGCAACACCTGACATTCCGTATTTAAGCATGAAGCTGAGCTTCGACCCCGATGTGATTCTGGATATTGTAAAAGAGAGCAGTCTCCCGGTTTCCTCTGAGGCTTCACGCGGCATAACGATGAATCGGATCTCTCCGGAATTACTCGAGGCCTCCATACGGCTCCTGCAATTGCTAAACAAGCCGAAGGACATTCCGATACTTGCTCCGCTCATTATCCGAGAGATTTTGTACCGCGTGCTTCAAGGCGAGCATGGCGCGCTTATCCATCCGTTTGCGATCATCGGCAGCCATTCACACCGCATTGCTCAAGCGATTCAGATGATTAACCAGCAATACGATCATCCGCTCGCAGTCGAGCAGTTGGCAAAGTCAGTAAACCTTAGCACATCGGCCTTTCACAAGCATTTCAAACGTGTCACGGCGATGAGCCCGCTTCAATATCAGAAAACGCTGCGCTTGCAGGAAGCTAGACGATTGATGCTTACCGAAACGGTTCAAGCCTCCGAAGCCGCCTTCCGCGTTGGATATGAAAGCCCCTCCCAGTTCAGCCGGGAGTATACCCGGATGTATGGACTGCCTCCGAAGCTGGATGTCCAAGAGCAGCGCGCAACAGCAGCAACAGGGCCATGA
- a CDS encoding sensor histidine kinase, whose amino-acid sequence MFKRTRTRLTREFSLTIGIILMISAFFSLWMVQQMLTSTEDNQLTSLTGQYKAELQKLIESPKGAVLFDPAFDKNKLNSFYEPGGLQLNQMAWLFDPNGETVFQSSISDKNPLGVNFPLSALLPSMHGDPDNEYRNINADGRTFRVGGTIITTGKLMDYKIVVAQEVTNDYKLITQLRWAFAGFALLMLAAGGAAGFILAGRAMGPIAQAFHRQEQFTSDASHELRTPLSILKAAYEVLDEERDKLPDFHRNVLMKSSREIHHMSRLVENLLVLARSDNGRLDLVTSEFPLRHAIRQVMEQLQPISASKQVELRWEDNHNLSDDDKAWIQADEVRIRQLILILIENAIQYNREGGNVTVSLLRNQQNIILIVSDTGIGIEEEHLPRIFERFYRMDKARTRRSEGTGLGLAIAKQIVDAHRAKIEVWSTPQVGTTFRVILPIISDSFQNDTLT is encoded by the coding sequence ATGTTCAAACGGACGCGAACAAGACTAACGCGAGAATTCTCGCTTACCATTGGCATTATACTGATGATCTCTGCCTTCTTTTCTTTATGGATGGTTCAGCAGATGTTGACTTCTACAGAAGATAATCAGCTCACATCATTGACCGGTCAGTATAAGGCTGAACTGCAGAAGTTGATTGAGTCGCCAAAAGGGGCTGTTTTGTTCGATCCAGCGTTCGATAAGAATAAGCTAAACTCATTTTATGAACCAGGCGGGCTGCAGCTAAACCAAATGGCGTGGTTGTTCGATCCTAATGGTGAAACGGTCTTTCAATCCTCGATTTCCGACAAGAACCCGCTAGGCGTGAACTTTCCGCTTAGCGCCCTCTTACCTAGCATGCACGGGGATCCAGATAACGAATATAGAAACATTAACGCTGATGGACGAACATTCCGTGTTGGCGGAACAATCATTACTACTGGTAAACTTATGGATTACAAAATTGTCGTCGCGCAAGAAGTGACCAATGATTACAAGCTGATTACCCAATTGCGATGGGCTTTCGCAGGGTTTGCCTTGCTCATGCTGGCAGCTGGGGGTGCGGCTGGTTTCATCTTGGCCGGACGTGCGATGGGTCCAATCGCGCAGGCATTCCACCGGCAGGAACAGTTTACTTCAGATGCGTCGCATGAATTGAGGACACCACTTAGTATTTTGAAAGCGGCATATGAAGTCCTGGATGAAGAGCGCGATAAACTTCCCGATTTCCACCGTAACGTATTGATGAAATCTAGTCGTGAAATCCATCATATGAGCCGATTGGTCGAGAACTTACTTGTTCTTGCCCGAAGCGACAACGGCCGTCTTGACTTGGTTACCTCTGAATTTCCCCTTCGGCATGCGATCCGTCAAGTCATGGAGCAATTGCAGCCGATCTCTGCTTCAAAGCAAGTGGAGTTGAGGTGGGAGGACAATCATAACTTATCAGACGATGATAAAGCATGGATTCAGGCAGACGAAGTGCGGATTCGGCAACTCATCTTGATCCTGATCGAGAATGCGATACAGTACAACCGAGAAGGCGGTAATGTCACAGTCTCGTTATTAAGGAATCAGCAGAACATCATCCTTATTGTTAGCGACACCGGGATAGGGATAGAGGAAGAGCATCTTCCACGTATCTTCGAACGATTTTATCGAATGGATAAAGCCCGGACTCGCCGTTCGGAAGGAACCGGCCTCGGTCTTGCGATTGCTAAACAAATCGTAGATGCTCACCGAGCAAAGATAGAAGTGTGGAGCACCCCTCAGGTTGGCACAACATTTCGTGTCATACTTCCGATCATTTCAGATTCTTTTCAGAATGATACCTTAACTTAA
- a CDS encoding isocitrate lyase/PEP mutase family protein gives MNIRKDQFKLFKELHDQASTFILPNAWDVNSAKLFEAAGFKALGTTSAGISAALGYTDGEQIPFADVLGIASRMIKSLSIPVTVDIEQGYAQDDKTLLQNMNGLIEIGAVGINIEDGFHYLDSESEHVFSMVDRIKTIKQHSNRIGEPMFINARVDTYWLKVLSEENRFIHTIEKANSYLAAGADCIFIPSVDDPKLMEQLISRINGPINFLLGKNTPSQEALTQIGVARLSTGSAPFRKITAVLQGISSELRDGKYESLLQDTLPYSEMFDHLK, from the coding sequence ATGAATATCCGAAAAGACCAGTTTAAGCTCTTTAAAGAGTTACATGATCAAGCCAGCACGTTTATTTTGCCAAACGCATGGGATGTAAATAGTGCAAAATTGTTTGAGGCCGCTGGTTTCAAAGCACTCGGTACGACAAGTGCTGGAATCTCCGCAGCTCTTGGCTATACGGATGGAGAACAAATTCCTTTTGCAGACGTTCTAGGCATCGCAAGTAGAATGATTAAATCTTTATCTATTCCAGTTACAGTTGATATTGAACAGGGTTATGCCCAGGATGATAAAACGTTGCTTCAGAATATGAACGGTTTAATTGAAATTGGAGCCGTAGGAATTAATATTGAGGATGGGTTTCATTACTTAGATAGTGAGAGTGAACATGTCTTTAGTATGGTAGATCGAATAAAGACAATTAAACAGCATAGTAACCGAATAGGCGAGCCTATGTTTATTAACGCACGCGTAGATACCTACTGGCTGAAAGTACTCTCTGAAGAGAATAGATTCATACACACGATTGAAAAGGCGAATTCATATCTTGCTGCAGGAGCAGATTGTATATTTATCCCTTCGGTTGACGACCCAAAGTTAATGGAACAATTGATTTCCCGAATAAATGGACCGATAAATTTCCTGCTAGGAAAAAACACACCAAGTCAAGAGGCCTTAACACAGATAGGCGTAGCTCGATTAAGTACCGGTTCTGCTCCCTTTAGAAAGATCACTGCCGTACTCCAAGGAATTAGCTCGGAACTTCGAGATGGAAAGTATGAGTCTTTATTGCAAGATACTCTACCGTATTCAGAAATGTTTGATCATTTAAAATAG
- a CDS encoding Ger(x)C family spore germination protein produces MIEEITPIIFWAVQGGGEEDGKITISTLVPPLIKEKKRVLSLKVSLLNEGNKGFNLTYYNELKAGQIRLLFVDEAYAKRGLARLINTVLTDPNISQRLYLVITKGNFNEFLAKHLGETDNIDYYLYRMFKHYEKKKQGEITVVNLHQFMKMLYSQVSDPQLPVFRAEGEQFLYEGTAFFDRDSMVAEIRGKDDQINQLLYRDRFVRYLVLPDLAVTLGHIRAHTSKKLNPDLSSLTIDIDVKGRIDELNSLARIEDTFQFAALTQKIERYLEEKVIRLLSQMQKLQIDPLQIGGMTTKPFSKPISRDTWDRHWSTMKINVKVRLHLEPLTKVK; encoded by the coding sequence ATGATTGAAGAAATCACGCCGATCATATTCTGGGCTGTACAGGGTGGAGGAGAAGAAGACGGAAAGATCACAATCAGCACGCTCGTCCCTCCTCTTATCAAGGAGAAGAAGCGAGTCCTTTCCCTTAAGGTCTCTCTATTGAATGAAGGCAACAAGGGGTTTAATTTGACCTATTATAACGAACTGAAGGCCGGTCAAATCCGCTTGCTGTTCGTCGACGAAGCTTATGCGAAACGGGGACTAGCCCGTCTCATCAATACCGTTCTTACCGATCCAAACATTTCGCAACGGCTGTACTTAGTCATTACGAAAGGCAACTTTAACGAATTCCTCGCCAAGCACTTAGGTGAAACAGATAATATCGATTATTACCTTTATCGCATGTTCAAACATTACGAGAAGAAAAAACAAGGCGAAATTACAGTCGTCAATTTGCATCAGTTTATGAAAATGCTATACTCCCAGGTTTCCGATCCCCAGCTACCCGTATTTCGGGCGGAAGGCGAACAGTTCTTGTACGAAGGGACAGCTTTTTTCGACCGGGACAGTATGGTTGCGGAGATACGTGGAAAGGACGATCAAATCAACCAATTGTTGTATAGGGACAGATTCGTACGATATTTAGTCCTTCCTGACCTCGCGGTTACACTAGGGCATATTCGCGCGCATACCAGTAAGAAACTAAACCCGGATTTATCATCCCTGACCATCGATATCGACGTGAAGGGAAGAATTGATGAATTGAATTCGCTCGCAAGAATCGAGGATACCTTCCAATTTGCCGCTCTCACACAAAAAATCGAACGGTACTTGGAGGAGAAAGTCATCCGTTTGCTATCCCAAATGCAAAAATTGCAGATTGACCCCCTTCAAATCGGGGGGATGACTACTAAGCCGTTCTCCAAACCAATATCCAGAGATACTTGGGATCGGCATTGGTCTACTATGAAGATTAATGTAAAAGTGCGGCTACATTTGGAGCCTCTGACAAAGGTGAAATAA
- a CDS encoding alpha/beta hydrolase — protein sequence MNRLSFEHYIIDDMVAEIDVAYRTISSKKMRSVAGLSMGGYGAVMLALRNPNVFGAAASLSGALSSFNHIEKEVFDSLNFPQIFGPHRGSYANSYDLHVLAELRKKDAKTDFPDIYINCGKDDRLYNFNVEFHDYLTKINYDHEYAEFHGGHTWEYWSEHLKDVLLFFEKRYNK from the coding sequence GTGAACAGATTAAGCTTTGAACATTACATAATAGATGATATGGTGGCAGAAATTGATGTAGCATACCGTACGATTTCAAGCAAGAAGATGAGATCGGTGGCTGGACTATCCATGGGTGGGTACGGGGCTGTTATGCTTGCTCTGCGCAATCCGAATGTGTTTGGGGCAGCAGCCAGTTTATCTGGGGCACTCAGTTCGTTTAATCACATAGAGAAAGAGGTGTTCGATAGTTTAAATTTCCCCCAAATCTTCGGTCCTCATCGAGGTTCTTATGCGAATTCATATGATTTGCATGTTCTTGCAGAGCTACGAAAGAAAGATGCTAAGACAGATTTTCCTGACATCTATATCAACTGTGGTAAAGATGACCGGTTGTATAACTTTAACGTTGAATTTCATGATTATTTAACTAAAATCAATTATGATCACGAATATGCGGAATTTCATGGCGGTCATACATGGGAATATTGGAGCGAGCATTTGAAAGATGTCTTGTTATTCTTCGAGAAAAGGTATAATAAATAA